Proteins found in one Osmerus mordax isolate fOsmMor3 chromosome 20, fOsmMor3.pri, whole genome shotgun sequence genomic segment:
- the coq4 gene encoding ubiquinone biosynthesis protein COQ4 homolog, mitochondrial isoform X2: MLAVGSGVAALRDPYRHDMVAVLGETTGRLALLRLRDRMGGDPEGCTILTERPRIRLSTLDPASLASLPEGSFGREYLRFLEDNRVTPDSRADVKFVDDEELAYVMQRYREVHDLLHTLLGMPTNMLGELAVKWFEAAQTGLPMCLLGATLGPLRLSASRLGPLVSSLGPWALRNGRRSRCVLSVFYERRWDQSVDELRHEMNIEPPPLAISAARPRSSRANR, from the exons acATGGTGGCTGTTCTGGGAGAGACGACTGGTCGCCTGGCCCTCCTGAGACTGAGGGACAGGATGGGAGGAGATCCAGAGGGCTGCACCATCCTCAC AGAACGTCCGAGGATCCGCCTGTCCACGTTGGACCCTGCCAGCTTGGCCTCTCTCCCCGAGGGCTCGTTTGGAAGAGAGTACCTCCGGTTCCTGGAGGACAAC agAGTGACCCCTGACTCCAGGGCAGATGTGAAGTTTGTGGATGACGAGGAGTTGGCCTATGTGATGCAGAGGTACCGGGAGGTTCACGACCTGCTGCACACCCTACTGGGCATGCCCACTAACATGCTGG GGGAGCTGGCTGTGAAGTGGTTCGAGGCGGCTCAGACGGGCCTGCCCATGTGCCTCCTGGGGGCCACCCTGGGCCCCCTGCGCCTGTCTGCAAG CCGCCTGGGCCCGCTGGTGTCGTCTCTGGGCCCGTGGGCGCTGAGGAACGGCCGGCGGTCGCGCTGTGTTCTCAGCGTGTTCTACGAGCGGCGCTGGGACCAGAGCGTGGACGAGCTGCGGCATGAGATGAACATCGAGCCCCCGCCACTTGCCATCAGCGCCGCCCGACCGCGTAGCAGCCGTGCTAACCGCTAA
- the coq4 gene encoding ubiquinone biosynthesis protein COQ4 homolog, mitochondrial isoform X3: protein MVAVLGETTGRLALLRLRDRMGGDPEGCTILTERPRIRLSTLDPASLASLPEGSFGREYLRFLEDNRVTPDSRADVKFVDDEELAYVMQRYREVHDLLHTLLGMPTNMLGELAVKWFEAAQTGLPMCLLGATLGPLRLSASRLGPLVSSLGPWALRNGRRSRCVLSVFYERRWDQSVDELRHEMNIEPPPLAISAARPRSSRANR, encoded by the exons ATGGTGGCTGTTCTGGGAGAGACGACTGGTCGCCTGGCCCTCCTGAGACTGAGGGACAGGATGGGAGGAGATCCAGAGGGCTGCACCATCCTCAC AGAACGTCCGAGGATCCGCCTGTCCACGTTGGACCCTGCCAGCTTGGCCTCTCTCCCCGAGGGCTCGTTTGGAAGAGAGTACCTCCGGTTCCTGGAGGACAAC agAGTGACCCCTGACTCCAGGGCAGATGTGAAGTTTGTGGATGACGAGGAGTTGGCCTATGTGATGCAGAGGTACCGGGAGGTTCACGACCTGCTGCACACCCTACTGGGCATGCCCACTAACATGCTGG GGGAGCTGGCTGTGAAGTGGTTCGAGGCGGCTCAGACGGGCCTGCCCATGTGCCTCCTGGGGGCCACCCTGGGCCCCCTGCGCCTGTCTGCAAG CCGCCTGGGCCCGCTGGTGTCGTCTCTGGGCCCGTGGGCGCTGAGGAACGGCCGGCGGTCGCGCTGTGTTCTCAGCGTGTTCTACGAGCGGCGCTGGGACCAGAGCGTGGACGAGCTGCGGCATGAGATGAACATCGAGCCCCCGCCACTTGCCATCAGCGCCGCCCGACCGCGTAGCAGCCGTGCTAACCGCTAA
- the bspry gene encoding B box and SPRY domain-containing protein, with protein sequence MSAEEDTCDLIPVSLLDDGPDTGEGDSFKNVKIEFQQPILSALNTSGLQQSGNHPSKEGVTALSGASSPSAVTISDSESGIFSSESELCMEHDSELDSFCCTEQKVVCSQCPVVGSCQGHTVTRLASRATVVRNQLVDVCEQIQLQALRIERFITHTLSSKERTLQLEAAGARERVVSQGSAVREAVEEEEQRLLEEVQTEQERVEQCLLTQRAHWSQALATLTNTRARLVHTLTHSPDTLLVSAGSEIAERVEEAEGVGEPCDTEQLSLPTGCGASRLMRALWASALLLGPSAHGSANLTFNERTVSSLLSLSDDLCTLTFLPKRARQSPPYDPARFDCWPNALGSLSLSSGTHSWVLDVGQSAAFKVGVCYASVERKGSGKEARLGYNAQSWVLSHYDGDFSFCHAGKSTALQVVHRPSTIGLLLDWPSQTLLFYDPESFAVLHSVRHTFSAPLLPACAVADRSITILH encoded by the exons ATGAGTGCGGAGGAGGATACATGTGATTTAATACCGGTGTCTTTACTGGACGATGGCCCTGACACCGGGGAAGGTGACAGTTTTAAAAACGTTAAAATAGAATTTCAACAACCCATTCTTTCCGCTTTGAATACAAGTGGACTTCAGCAGAGCGGAAATCACCCTAGCAAGGAAGGAGTCACAGCGCTGTCCGGCGCCTCGAGCCCTTCAGCCGTGACCATCTCCGACTCAGAATCGGGAATATTCTCCAGTGAATCTGAACTGTGCATGGAACATGACTCTGAACTCGACTCGTTTTGCTGCACCGAGCAGAAAGTCGTCTGCTCGCAGTGTCCCGTCGTGGGGTCTTGCCAGGGCCACACGGTAACGCGACTGGCCAGCAGAGCAACCGTAGTACGG AACCAGCTGGTGGACGTGTGTGAGCAGATACAGCTGCAGGCCTTGAGGATCGAGCGctttatcacacacactctgagcagTAAGGAGCGCACTCTGCAG cTGGAGGCGGCAGGCGCGCGGGAGCGCGTGGTGTCCCAGGGCAGCGCGGTGCGGGaggcggtggaggaggaggagcagaggctgCTGGAGGAGGTGCAGACGGAGCAGGAGAGGGTGGAGCAGTGTCTCCTCACACAGAGAGCCCACTGGAGCCAGGCCCTGGCCACGCTCACCAACACACGAGCACGCCTggtgcacaccctcacacactcacccgacACGCTGCTAGTG tcagCAGGCTCAGAAATAGCTGAAAG ggtggaggaggcggagggtgtgggggagccATGTGACACGGAGCAGCTCTCTCTGCCCACAGGCTGTGGGGCCAGCAGGCTGATGAGGGCCCTGTGGGCCAGCGCGCTGCTGCTGGGGCCCtctg ctcACGGTTCAGCCAACCTGACATTTAACGAGCGCACCGtcagctctctgctctccctctctgatgaCCTTTGCACCCTGACCTTCCTGCCCAAGCGGGCCCGCCAGTCCCCGCCCTACGACCCCGCTCGTTTCGACTGCTGGCCCAACGCCCTgggctccctctccctgtcctctggtACCCACAGCTGGGTGCTGGACGTGGGGCAGAGCGCGGCCTTCAAGGTGGGCGTGTGCTACGCCAGCGTGGAGCGCAAGGGCTCCGGGAAGGAGGCTCGCCTGGGCTACAACGCCCAGTCCTGGGTTCTGTCGCACTACGACGGAGACTTCTCCTTCTGCCACGCGGGGAAGAGCACTGCCCTGCAGGTGGTGCACAGGCCCAGCACCATCGGCCTGCTGCTGGACTGGCCCAGCCAGACGCTGCTGTTCTACGACCCAGAATCCTTTGCGGTGCTGCACTCTGTCAGACACACGTTCAGCGCGCCTCTCCTTCCCGCCTGCGCTGTGGCCGACCGCAGCATCACCATCCTGCACTGA